From a region of the Salminus brasiliensis chromosome 4, fSalBra1.hap2, whole genome shotgun sequence genome:
- the aifm2 gene encoding ferroptosis suppressor protein 1 — protein MGGQPSIDISVHVVIVGGGFGGIAAAQKLKHHGVPFMLIDLLDAFHHNVAALRASVQSGFAQKTFIPYKETFGLSFLQGRVIRIDTAAQYVVLDNGKEVGYSHLILCTGTDGPFPGKYNAVDSYQKAIEKYEDFVKEIQASDSVLVVGGGATGLEMAAEIRTEYPNKKVILIHSRESLADPELLPSVREQAKQVLLEKGVELFLGQKVSNLNELEFNVTRKGTVVKTDKNEQLTVDLVICCTGNKINSDAYSSSLGGCMAENKALKVNQYMQVEGFTNIYAVGDCANINEPKMAYHAGLHATVAVTNIINSLSGKALTSYHTGNVTMLLAMGRDDGVGQFNGWKLPRFLVTKGKSQGLLLWKSWREMEQKAP, from the exons ATGGGAGGCCAGCCGTCCATTGATATCAGTGTCCATGTGGTGATTGTTGGAGGTGGCTTTGGTGGAATTGCAGCTGCCCAGAAACTGAAACATCATGGTGTGCCCTTTATGCTGATTGACCTCTTAGATGCCTTTCATCACAATGTTGCAGCTCTGCGTGCTTCTGTTCAAAGTG GCTTTGCACAGAAGACCTTCATTCCATACAAAGAGACTTTTGGGCTGAGTTTTCTCCAGGGTCGTGTAATACGGATAGACACTGCTGCGCAGTATGTTGTGCTTGACAATGGAAAG GAAGTTGGATATTCCCACCTCATCCTGTGCACCGGTACAGACGGACCCTTTCCCGGCAAATACAATGCTGTGGATTCCTACCAGAAAGCCATTGAGAAGTATGAGGACTTTGTGAAAGAG ATCCAGGCATCAGACTCTGTTCTCGTGGTTGGAGGTGGAGCCACCGGGTTGGAAATGGCTGCTGAGATCAGGACAGAATATCCAAACAAGAAG GTGATTCTAATCCACTCTCGTGAGTCCCTGGCTGATCCAGAGCTCCTCCCCAGTGTGAGAGAGCAGGCCAAGCAGGTGCTGCTGGAGAAGGGAGTGGAACTATTTCTTG GACAAAAGGTGTCAAATCTGAACGAGCTGGAGTTTAACGTGACTCGGAAGGGCACAGTGGTGAAGACTGATAAGAACGAGCAGCTCACTGTTGATCTTGTCATTTGCTGCACGGGGAACAAAATCAACTCAGATGCTTATAGTTCCAGTCTAG GTGGCTGTATGGCCGAGAATAAGGCCCTAAAGGTGAATCAGTACATGCAGGTGGAAGGCTTTACCAATATATATGCTGTCGGAGACTGTGCCAATATCAACGAACCCAAGATGGCCTATCATGCTGGTCTCCATGCAACAGTTGCTGTCACCAATATTATTAACAGCCTGTCTGGAAAGGCACTGACATCATACCACACAG GAAATGTGACAATGCTGTTGGCTATGGGCAGAGATGATGGAGTGGGCCAGTTTAATGGCTGGAAGCTACCTCGCTTCCTAGTTACCAAAGGAAAGAGTCAGGGTCTGCTGCTTTGGAAGAGCTGGAGAGAAATGGAACAGAAAGCCCCCTAG